From Candidatus Binatus sp., one genomic window encodes:
- a CDS encoding deoxyguanosinetriphosphate triphosphohydrolase, whose protein sequence is MLRTRQELEEIEARTLAPYAMASRASRGRRFPEPEHPMRTVFARDRDRVIHSAAFRRLEYKTQVFVNHEGDYYRTRLTHTLEAAQIARTVARALGLNEELAEAVALAHDLGHTPFGHAGEKVLNELMMPYGGFDHNAQSLRTVDWIEIRYPNFRGLNLSFEVREGIVKHSHFQNRPAAQEFDASTYPCLEAQIVDLADEIAYLAHDVDDGLKAQMLTVDELNQSALFRESAAAARAADPGAETRVIRYQTVIRMIDAMSTDLMTNLAGQLERNKIRSVEDVRKAGSALACFGSAVGAKVEEIKQVMRDRLYRHYRVSRMTEKAGRVLARLFETYMTEPRQMPEHVVARAERYGEPISRAVADYIAGMTDRFALDEYRKLFDPNERV, encoded by the coding sequence ATGCTGCGGACAAGGCAGGAGCTCGAGGAAATAGAGGCGCGGACGCTGGCGCCGTATGCGATGGCGTCGCGGGCCAGTCGCGGCCGCCGCTTTCCCGAACCCGAACATCCGATGCGCACCGTTTTTGCGCGCGACCGTGACCGGGTTATCCATTCGGCCGCGTTTCGGCGCCTCGAATACAAAACGCAGGTCTTTGTCAATCACGAAGGCGATTACTACCGCACCCGGCTGACTCATACGCTCGAAGCCGCGCAAATAGCGCGCACCGTAGCGCGGGCGCTGGGTCTCAACGAGGAACTGGCAGAGGCGGTAGCTCTGGCGCACGACCTGGGGCATACGCCATTCGGCCACGCCGGCGAGAAAGTGCTCAACGAGCTGATGATGCCGTACGGCGGCTTCGATCACAACGCGCAGAGCTTGCGCACTGTGGACTGGATCGAGATCCGCTACCCGAATTTTCGCGGACTCAACCTGAGCTTCGAGGTGCGGGAGGGAATCGTCAAGCATTCGCACTTCCAGAATCGTCCGGCAGCGCAGGAGTTTGACGCGAGCACATACCCATGCCTCGAAGCGCAAATCGTCGATCTTGCGGACGAAATCGCATACCTGGCGCATGATGTTGACGACGGATTGAAGGCGCAGATGCTGACGGTCGACGAGCTTAATCAATCGGCGCTGTTCAGAGAATCGGCGGCGGCGGCGCGCGCCGCGGATCCGGGGGCCGAGACGCGCGTGATCCGCTATCAGACCGTCATCAGGATGATCGACGCGATGTCCACCGATTTGATGACCAATCTCGCCGGCCAGCTGGAACGCAACAAGATCCGCAGCGTCGAGGACGTGCGCAAGGCGGGCAGCGCGCTGGCGTGTTTCGGCTCCGCGGTGGGCGCGAAGGTCGAGGAAATCAAGCAGGTCATGCGCGATCGCCTGTATCGGCACTACCGGGTCAGCCGAATGACCGAGAAAGCGGGCAGGGTGCTCGCGCGGCTTTTCGAAACCTACATGACCGAACCGCGCCAGATGCCCGAGCACGTGGTCGCGCGCGCGGAGCGCTACGGCGAGCCGATTTCACGCGCCGTGGCGGATTACATAGCCGGGATGACGGACCGCTTCGCGCTCGACGAATATCGCAAACTCTTCGATCCCAATGAGCGCGTCTGA
- a CDS encoding tetratricopeptide repeat protein — MSASDGQKPPGRMRARRSLVIRRNDHVGDPVGLAFLESPETDGDAVLARLREYLGDKLKLVKAEVSHGEITVEVESRGWTEEGARMAAAARDLYQKGARRAALSMYRDALELDPLNAEAMLRLGLALAEQETFAQAFDALKRARELGAGGIELLIAMGRCAVGLERGANAVAYYEEALKIEPRNFVARRALRALGRTPATTKPGKESGAVRSGRD, encoded by the coding sequence ATGAGCGCGTCTGACGGACAGAAGCCGCCGGGAAGGATGCGCGCGCGGCGATCTCTCGTCATCCGGCGCAACGATCACGTCGGCGACCCGGTCGGGCTGGCATTCCTCGAGTCGCCGGAAACCGACGGCGACGCGGTTCTCGCGCGGCTGCGCGAATACCTGGGCGACAAGCTGAAACTCGTCAAGGCGGAAGTATCGCACGGCGAGATCACCGTGGAAGTCGAATCGCGGGGATGGACCGAGGAGGGCGCCCGGATGGCCGCCGCCGCGCGCGATCTATATCAGAAGGGAGCCAGGCGCGCGGCGTTGTCGATGTATCGCGACGCGCTCGAACTCGACCCGCTGAACGCGGAGGCAATGCTGAGGCTTGGCCTGGCGCTTGCCGAGCAGGAAACATTTGCGCAAGCGTTCGATGCGCTCAAGCGCGCGCGCGAGTTGGGCGCCGGCGGCATCGAACTGCTGATCGCGATGGGGCGATGCGCGGTCGGGCTGGAGCGCGGCGCCAATGCGGTTGCGTACTACGAAGAAGCGTTGAAGATCGAGCCGCGCAATTTCGTAGCGCGCAGGGCGTTGCGCGCGCTGGGCCGCACGCCGGCGACAACGAAACCCGGGAAAGAATCGGGCGCTGTACGGAGCGGCCGCGATTAG
- a CDS encoding thioredoxin domain-containing protein: MGAAGAALAQSAPDASPAGAGAVPTDPARDAALRTWLQKHFRIPSAELIKLGPAFKTVIDGLLARQVAVSNEQGQRIGTTLFVDKDESKVIIGQLIDTSTDPWGRVNMGAVSLDDRPTLGPADAPVTIVEFADFECPYCAHAFSVIETLVNTTYKGKVKVIYKNYPLNAHLWAPKAAAAAECARLQNPAAFWEFARYFYTNQGTINPKNLQQQVNKLASAQKLDQPSLKACMDSPQTEVRVKQDQNDGNSIRVTSTPTFFVNGIPVVGLPDAKVLEFVVNSELGEKSPSPAAH, from the coding sequence ATGGGCGCCGCAGGTGCGGCGCTCGCCCAGAGCGCGCCCGACGCCTCCCCTGCCGGTGCCGGCGCGGTCCCAACCGATCCCGCACGAGACGCCGCGCTCAGGACCTGGCTGCAGAAGCATTTCAGGATTCCCAGTGCCGAACTGATCAAGCTGGGCCCCGCATTTAAGACGGTGATCGACGGACTGCTCGCGCGCCAGGTGGCCGTGAGCAACGAACAGGGGCAGAGGATCGGCACGACGCTGTTTGTCGACAAAGACGAAAGCAAGGTGATCATCGGCCAGCTTATCGACACCAGCACCGACCCGTGGGGACGAGTCAACATGGGCGCCGTGAGCCTGGATGATCGGCCGACGCTGGGACCGGCAGACGCTCCGGTGACGATTGTTGAGTTTGCCGACTTCGAATGCCCGTACTGCGCACATGCGTTCAGCGTGATCGAAACCCTGGTCAACACGACTTACAAGGGCAAGGTGAAGGTAATTTACAAAAATTACCCGCTCAACGCGCATCTGTGGGCGCCTAAAGCCGCCGCGGCGGCCGAGTGCGCACGGCTGCAGAATCCGGCGGCGTTTTGGGAGTTCGCACGCTACTTCTACACGAACCAGGGAACGATCAACCCGAAGAACCTGCAGCAGCAGGTGAACAAGCTGGCCAGCGCTCAGAAGCTCGACCAGCCTTCACTGAAGGCGTGCATGGACAGCCCGCAGACCGAGGTTCGCGTGAAGCAGGATCAGAACGACGGCAACTCGATTCGAGTCACCTCGACGCCGACCTTTTTCGTCAACGGAATACCGGTAGTGGGATTGCCCGACGCGAAGGTCCTGGAATTCGTGGTCAACTCGGAGCTCGGGGAGAAATCGCCGTCGCCCGCCGCGCACTAG
- a CDS encoding ATP-dependent DNA helicase RecG, with amino-acid sequence MRPDGLLEGVIGQKRGALGIDSPVAAMAGIGPKRAAALEARGIVTAGDLVFHLPARYQDWRERTPAEDLRVGNIVVVEGDLGKISERPMRGSRWRRLASGWLTVSGMQIRVVWFNLPAYMRGYLPGGERVLVRGRVAAGAAGGIEIVQPELHPLSDGQPKAIRPVYRIPSIVGQRLFASLVARVLVETGNSIRAAIPDQVRAEVPAVRDALSYIHDPPPDADFEALANGESRGHLALAFDELFAFELALSIERIRSSRRAGIALDGLRSLSARMIDEAPFALTGSQSRAINEIGADLARPNQMNRMLMGDVGSGKTIVAFWAMIRAVECGHQAAMMAPTELLVEQHYRGFTRVCGRLGVNSAILTGGVTGAARSETLRGLASGEIGVVFGTHALIQERVRMRGLALGVIDEQHRFGVFDRAKMKALGPKANLLMMTATPIPRSLAMSLFANLDVSFLDELPAGRTPIATAICAENDIARVHEELRAEIGGGGRAYYVVPFIEGDEDEAKSVSATAARLKKGALHGARVGTMHGRMTAAEKDRAMREFRDGAIDVLVCTTVVEVGIDVPEATVIVVVAAERYGLAQLHQLRGRVGRGEKPSRCCLVASSDADEPALERLAVMRESMTGAEVAEADLRLRGPGDLLGARQTGALPLRFVHLIRDHRTIERARKMADDWIRRDPSLASRESQGARAAVRKMLALGFSLGDVG; translated from the coding sequence ATGCGGCCTGACGGCCTGTTAGAAGGGGTAATCGGACAGAAGCGGGGGGCGCTTGGAATCGACAGTCCGGTTGCCGCAATGGCGGGGATCGGTCCCAAGCGCGCGGCGGCTCTGGAAGCGCGCGGGATCGTGACCGCGGGCGACCTCGTCTTTCATCTGCCGGCGCGTTACCAGGACTGGCGCGAGCGCACGCCGGCTGAAGATCTCCGCGTCGGAAACATCGTCGTCGTCGAAGGCGACCTCGGCAAGATTTCCGAGCGGCCGATGCGCGGTTCGCGGTGGCGCCGGCTCGCGTCGGGATGGCTCACCGTGAGCGGGATGCAGATTCGGGTCGTGTGGTTCAACCTGCCTGCCTACATGCGCGGCTATCTTCCCGGCGGCGAGCGCGTGTTGGTCCGCGGGCGAGTCGCGGCCGGGGCCGCCGGCGGAATCGAGATAGTGCAACCGGAGTTGCATCCGCTGTCGGATGGTCAGCCGAAAGCGATCCGCCCGGTTTACCGCATCCCTTCGATAGTCGGGCAGCGGCTGTTCGCAAGCCTGGTCGCGCGCGTGCTGGTCGAGACAGGCAACTCGATCCGCGCAGCGATCCCCGACCAGGTGCGCGCCGAAGTTCCGGCGGTTCGCGACGCGCTCAGCTACATTCACGATCCGCCGCCCGATGCTGACTTCGAGGCCCTGGCGAACGGAGAATCGCGCGGCCATCTGGCGCTCGCGTTCGATGAATTGTTTGCGTTCGAGCTGGCGCTTTCGATTGAACGCATCCGCAGCTCGCGCCGCGCCGGAATTGCGCTCGATGGCTTGCGCAGCCTCAGCGCGAGGATGATCGATGAGGCGCCGTTTGCGCTGACCGGATCGCAGTCGCGCGCGATAAACGAAATCGGCGCCGACCTTGCGCGGCCGAATCAGATGAACCGGATGCTGATGGGCGACGTCGGCAGCGGCAAGACGATTGTTGCGTTCTGGGCGATGATCCGGGCGGTCGAATGCGGGCATCAGGCGGCGATGATGGCGCCGACGGAACTGCTCGTCGAGCAGCATTACCGGGGATTCACGCGCGTGTGCGGACGGCTTGGAGTAAACAGCGCGATCCTCACGGGCGGCGTGACCGGTGCGGCGCGCAGCGAGACTTTGCGCGGGCTCGCCAGCGGCGAAATCGGTGTCGTGTTCGGAACCCATGCGCTGATACAGGAACGGGTGCGAATGCGCGGACTCGCGCTCGGCGTGATCGACGAGCAGCATCGATTCGGCGTTTTTGATCGCGCGAAGATGAAAGCATTGGGCCCGAAGGCGAATCTGCTGATGATGACGGCGACGCCGATTCCGAGAAGTTTGGCGATGAGCCTGTTCGCAAACCTCGACGTATCGTTTCTCGACGAACTGCCGGCGGGCCGGACGCCGATCGCGACCGCGATTTGCGCCGAGAACGATATCGCGCGCGTGCATGAGGAGCTGCGCGCCGAGATCGGCGGCGGCGGACGCGCGTACTATGTGGTGCCGTTTATCGAAGGCGACGAAGACGAAGCCAAGTCGGTATCCGCCACGGCGGCGCGCCTTAAGAAGGGGGCGTTGCACGGCGCGAGGGTCGGCACGATGCACGGCAGGATGACTGCTGCGGAAAAGGATCGTGCGATGCGTGAATTTCGCGACGGCGCGATCGACGTCCTGGTCTGCACGACAGTGGTCGAGGTGGGAATCGACGTGCCGGAGGCGACGGTAATCGTGGTGGTCGCGGCAGAGCGCTACGGCCTCGCGCAATTGCATCAGCTGCGCGGCAGGGTGGGGCGCGGCGAGAAGCCGTCGCGATGCTGCCTGGTGGCGTCGAGCGACGCGGACGAACCGGCGCTGGAGCGCCTCGCGGTCATGCGCGAAAGCATGACGGGCGCGGAGGTTGCGGAGGCCGACTTGCGGCTGCGCGGTCCGGGCGATTTGCTCGGCGCGCGGCAGACCGGGGCGCTGCCGCTACGCTTCGTTCATCTAATTCGCGACCATCGCACGATCGAACGCGCGCGCAAGATGGCTGACGACTGGATCCGGCGCGATCCGTCGCTGGCGAGCCGGGAATCGCAAGGCGCGCGGGCGGCGGTCAGGAAAATGCTGGCGCTCGGATTCAGCCTCGGCGACGTAGGGTAG
- a CDS encoding tetratricopeptide repeat protein, giving the protein MPPTTHRRKITQKELKAPDELTTLVDSARDFLVNNLTKVLISTGVVVMVGAIAIGVYYYERHRDNIASARFYDAITALNAGQNKAAETQFNQLADEEPGRRLGRLARFYMASAYLADGDLANARDALVVFLTEERDPLFRSLALTNLAVVYERMADWKKAAGAYQQAAADPGPEQARAELGVARMLVQSGDKQGAIAAYRGFLAAHPFAQQRQEVMESLALLGAPAVLAPPRSAAAAGPQPVAAH; this is encoded by the coding sequence ATGCCGCCGACTACCCATCGCCGCAAAATAACCCAAAAGGAACTCAAAGCGCCCGACGAGCTAACGACGCTGGTCGATAGCGCGCGCGATTTCCTGGTCAACAATCTCACCAAGGTGCTGATCTCAACCGGCGTCGTCGTCATGGTCGGGGCGATCGCGATTGGCGTGTACTACTACGAGCGCCATCGCGACAATATTGCGTCGGCCCGGTTCTATGACGCGATCACCGCGCTCAACGCCGGCCAGAACAAAGCCGCCGAAACGCAGTTCAACCAGCTCGCCGATGAAGAACCGGGCCGCCGGCTCGGACGGCTTGCGCGCTTCTACATGGCGAGCGCATACCTGGCCGATGGCGACCTGGCGAACGCGCGCGATGCGCTCGTGGTATTTCTCACCGAAGAGCGCGACCCGCTGTTCCGCAGTCTCGCGCTGACGAACCTCGCAGTGGTTTACGAGCGAATGGCGGACTGGAAGAAAGCGGCTGGCGCTTATCAGCAAGCCGCAGCCGATCCGGGGCCGGAGCAGGCGAGGGCGGAGCTGGGCGTCGCGCGGATGCTCGTGCAATCGGGCGACAAGCAGGGCGCGATCGCCGCCTATCGCGGCTTCCTCGCCGCCCATCCGTTCGCGCAGCAGCGCCAGGAAGTAATGGAATCGCTGGCGCTGCTCGGCGCACCCGCCGTGCTGGCGCCGCCGCGTTCAGCCGCTGCGGCGGGCCCGCAACCGGTCGCCGCTCACTAG
- a CDS encoding bifunctional nuclease family protein produces MAGHREDFILMIVGGITLDPSTKMPIVVLKDPDNKLNLHIWIGPLEATAMATELEGIKPQRPMTHDLLRNLLAEFGATVELAEITELRENTYFARIQVKTRDGKTLEMDSRPSDAIAVALRTKSPIYVAKKVLEASSELHESQGEQQTSDQNLAGVSRDKWSEILERMSPEDFKYKM; encoded by the coding sequence ATGGCTGGTCACAGGGAAGACTTCATTTTGATGATCGTAGGCGGGATCACGCTCGACCCCTCGACCAAGATGCCCATCGTCGTCCTCAAGGATCCCGACAACAAGCTCAACCTGCATATCTGGATCGGTCCGCTCGAGGCCACCGCGATGGCCACCGAACTCGAAGGGATCAAACCGCAGCGCCCGATGACGCACGACCTGCTGCGCAATCTGCTGGCCGAGTTCGGCGCGACAGTCGAACTGGCCGAGATCACCGAGTTGCGCGAGAACACCTACTTCGCGCGGATTCAGGTCAAGACGCGTGACGGCAAGACGCTCGAAATGGATTCGCGGCCGAGCGACGCGATCGCCGTGGCCCTGCGCACCAAGTCGCCCATCTACGTGGCCAAGAAAGTGCTCGAAGCTTCCAGCGAACTCCACGAATCTCAGGGTGAACAGCAGACTTCGGATCAGAACCTCGCCGGTGTGTCGCGCGACAAATGGTCCGAGATCCTCGAGCGGATGTCGCCCGAGGATTTCAAATACAAGATGTAG
- a CDS encoding EthD domain-containing protein has protein sequence MVKIVYCISKLPRLSNEEFHRYWRDIHGPIAGRIPGCRKYVQSHTIHRALGQREPSFDGVAELWFDDWKALETAMATKEVAAALEDERKFIDHSRTAFFIAEEHHVI, from the coding sequence ATGGTCAAGATCGTTTATTGCATCAGCAAGCTGCCGCGCCTGAGCAACGAGGAATTTCATCGCTACTGGCGCGACATCCACGGCCCGATCGCGGGCCGGATTCCAGGCTGCCGCAAGTACGTTCAGAGCCACACGATTCATCGCGCGCTCGGCCAGCGCGAGCCTTCGTTCGACGGCGTCGCCGAGTTGTGGTTCGATGATTGGAAGGCGCTGGAGACTGCGATGGCGACCAAGGAAGTGGCAGCCGCGCTCGAAGACGAACGCAAGTTCATCGATCATTCGCGCACGGCGTTCTTCATCGCCGAAGAGCATCACGTAATCTGA
- a CDS encoding septal ring lytic transglycosylase RlpA family protein, whose translation MASWYGPGFHGHKTSDGSVYSQEELTAASIAFPLGSRVMVTNLDNGLSVEVTITDRGPFLKGRKIDLSRKAAGMIGMLGQGTARVRISLISKPAGSRAVGAPMRYFVQIGSFSEQRNAEQLRRKLLAYYADVHVDRLDADHRHYYRVRMGAFATRSAAEARAADSASFGLPVVIVTE comes from the coding sequence ATGGCCTCGTGGTACGGACCGGGATTCCACGGCCACAAAACCTCGGACGGGTCGGTTTACAGCCAGGAGGAACTTACCGCGGCCTCCATCGCGTTTCCATTGGGCAGCCGGGTGATGGTCACGAATCTCGACAACGGCCTTTCCGTCGAAGTGACGATTACGGACCGCGGGCCGTTCCTCAAGGGCCGCAAGATCGATCTCTCGCGCAAGGCGGCGGGCATGATCGGGATGCTCGGCCAGGGCACCGCGCGGGTTCGTATTTCGCTGATCAGCAAGCCGGCCGGCTCTCGCGCAGTTGGCGCGCCGATGCGCTACTTCGTTCAGATAGGATCATTTTCCGAGCAACGCAACGCCGAGCAGCTGCGACGCAAATTGCTTGCCTACTACGCCGACGTTCATGTCGATCGGCTTGATGCCGACCATCGCCACTATTACCGTGTACGGATGGGCGCATTCGCGACTCGCTCCGCCGCCGAGGCGCGCGCGGCCGACTCCGCCAGTTTTGGACTTCCGGTCGTGATCGTCACCGAATGA